In the Clavelina lepadiformis chromosome 8, kaClaLepa1.1, whole genome shotgun sequence genome, one interval contains:
- the LOC143468342 gene encoding sulfotransferase 1B1-like, protein MEELQSTGLLTDKQMETFRKLKEIFATKLGQTTKGEVLKGYNIIPNFSVETTEYAYEKWNPREGDVFIVTFPKTGTHWVHEIVRQILYQDEDIYKLSKLLPAFLELPLPPCEVFDFLDELPLTRRILSTHMPAELINVEKLKHVNAKVIYVLRNPKDAIVSWYHFMQRLPADLFKDQQHMHSSGWDKYFEHVVSGDYPMNSKPGEWYPEHILEWYKHKDYKNICFLHYEDLKKDLQKEVLNLADFLEVPISSETAETIAHKCTFDNMKEALSEEHAITKHINMRKGGVGGWKDFFTVAQSEKVDEIMREKLAATDIQFIYKI, encoded by the exons ATGGAGGAACTACAGTCGACTGGTTTGTTGACAGACAAACAAATGGAAACTTTCAGGAAACTTAAAGAGATTTTTGCTACAAAGCTTGGTCAAACAACGAAAGGAGAAGTTCTAAAAGGTTACAATATCATTCCAAACTTTTCTGTTGAAACAACAGAGTATGCATACGAGAAATGGAACCCGAGGGAAGGAGATGTCTTCATAGTTACATTTCCCAAGACAG GAACGCACTGGGTGCATGAAATAGtgagacaaatcctttatcagGATGAAGACATTTATAAGCTCTCTAAACTTTTGCCAGCGTTTTTGGAACTACCACTACCACCAT GTGAAGTATTTGATTTCTTGGATGAACTTCCGCTAACCAGAAGAATTCTATCCACCCACATGCCAGCAGAACTTATTAATGTAGAAAAACTGAAGCATGTCAATGCAAAG GTGATCTACGTGCTTCGCAACCCGAAAGATGCAATTGTATCCTGGTACCATTTTATGCAGAGACTACCAGCAGATTTGTTTAAAGACCAACAACATATGCATAGCTCAGGGTGGGATAAATACTTTGAGCATGTTGTTTCAG gCGATTATCCGATGAATTCAAAACCAGGTGAATGGTATCCAGAACATATACTTGAATGGTATAAACACAAAGATTACAAGAATATCTGCTTTCTACACTATGAGGACTTGAAAAAG GATTTACAAAAAGAAGTGTTGAATCTAGCAGACTTCTTAGAAGTACCGATTTCATCCGAGACAGCTGAAACTATTGCTCACAAATGTACTTTTGACAATATGAAGGAAGCATTATCAGAAGAACATGCTATAACAAAGCATATTAACATGAGAAAAG gTGGAGTTGGTGGTTGGAAGGATTTCTTTACAGTTGCTCAGTCTGAAAAAGTCGACGAAATAATGAGGGAGAAATTGGCTGCCACAGATAttcaatttatttataaaatctaA
- the LOC143468336 gene encoding sulfotransferase 1C4-like, whose amino-acid sequence MEKLADILSTEEIKLMKTIEETKLPENPQLELWKGYQIIPAISPQVIEYFNDNFPIRKGDVFICSYPKTGSNWTYEVVRQILFQDKESDEMTKILPYTFKILGRGPSDKYKIWEKLPLSRRLFYTHLPPQLMNLEKLKKAGAKIVYVCRNPKDQTLSWYRYGQKLPWAKHEPMKSMIGLGWNKFYEHCIKGDFPQNNKPGEWYPEHIQEWYKQKDDVEIRFVFYEDMKKNLTQEVKKLSEFLDVSLAEDVSRKIAKKCTFTTMKRNVLSETTQSAKTIAGVMVKGEVGRWKNYFTAAQSQQIDDIIEKKLATTQITFTYTL is encoded by the exons ATGGAGAAACTTGCCGACATACTTTCAACTGAAGAAATCaaattgatgaaaacaatTGAAGAAACGAAATTGCCAGAAAATCCTCAATTGGAATTGTGGAAGGGTTATCAAATTATACCAGCAATTTCTCCTCAAGTGATAGAATACTTTAATGACAACTTTCCTATAAGAAAAGGAGACGTTTTCATCTGCTCTTATCCTAAAACAG GGTCTAATTGGACGTACGAAGTTGTAAGACAAATTTTATTCCAAGATAAAGAATCAGATGAAATGACTAAAATTCTTCCatatacttttaaaatattgggTCGAGGTCCAA GTGATAAATACAAGATTTGGGAGAAATTGCCATTGTCACGGCGGTTGTTTTACACACACTTGCCGCCTCAGCTGATGAATTTAGAGAAACTCAAAAAAGCAGGCGCAAAA ATTGTCTACGTTTGTCGGAATCCCAAAGACCAAACGCTGTCCTGGTACAGATACGGTCAAAAACTTCCGTGGGCAAAGCATGAACCAATGAAATCTATGATTGGACTTGGATGGAACAAGTTTTACGAACATTGCATTAAAG GAGACTTCCCACAAAACAACAAGCCTGGTGAATGGTATCCTGAGCACATACAAGAGTGGTACAAACAAAAAGACGATGTTGAGATTCGTTTTGTCTTTTATGAAGACATGAAAAAA aatTTAACACAAGAAGTGAAAAAGTTGAGCGAATTCTTGGACGTTTCCCTTGCAGAAGATGTATCAAGAAAAATAGCTAAGAAATGTACTTTCACAACTATGAAGAGAAACGTTCTCTCTGAAACCACACAAAGTGCAAAGACAATTGCAGGTGTTATGGTGAAAG GTGAGGTTGGTCGTTggaaaaattatttcactgCAGCacaatctcaacaaatcgATGACATCATTGAGAAGAAATTGGCGACAACACAAATTACTTTCACTTATACTTTATAA